From the Homo sapiens chromosome 1, GRCh38.p14 Primary Assembly genome, one window contains:
- the SRRM1 gene encoding serine/arginine repetitive matrix protein 1 isoform 16 (isoform 16 is encoded by transcript variant 21), with amino-acid sequence MDAGFFRGTSAEQDNRFSNKQKKLLKQLKFAECLEKKVDMSKVNLEVIKPWITKRVTEILGFEDDVVIEFIFNQLEVKNPDSKMMQINLTGFLNGKNAREFMGELWPLLLSAQENIAGIPSAFLELKKEEIKQRQIEQEKLASMKKQDEDKDKRDKEEKESSREKRERSRSPRRRKSRSPSPRRRSSPVRRERKRSHSRSPRHRTKSRSPSPAPEKKEKTPELPEPSVKVKEPSVQEATSTSDILKVPKPEPIPEPKEPSPEKNSKKEKEKEKTRPRSRSRSKSRSRTRSRSPSHTRPRRRHRSRSRSYSPRRRPSPRRRPSPRRRTPPRRMPPPPRHRRSRSPVRRRRRSSASLSGSSSSSSSSRSRSPPKKPPKRTSSPPRKTRRLSPSASPPRRRHRPSPPATPPPKTRHSPTPQQSNRTRKSRVSVSPGRTSGKVTKHKGTEKRESPSPAPKPRKVELSESEDKGGKMAAADSVQQRRQYRRQNQQSSSDSGSSSSSEDERPKRSHVKNGEVGRRRRHSPSRSASPSPRKRQKETSPRGRRRRSPSPPPTRRRRSPSPAPPPRRRRTPTPPPRRRTPSPPPRRRSPSPRRYSPPIQRRYSPSPPPKRRTASPPPPPKRRASPSPPPKRRVSHSPPPKQRSSPVTKRRSPSLSSKHRKGSSPSRSTREARSPQPNKRHSPSPRPRAPQTSSSPPPVRRGASSSPQRRQSPSPSTRPIRRVSRTPEPKKIKKAASPSPQSVRRVSSSRSVSGSPEPAAKKPPAPPSPVQSQSPSTNWSPAVPVKKAKSPTPSPSPPRNSDQEGGGKKKKKKKDKKHKKDKKHKKHKKHKKEKAVAAAAAAAVTPAAIAAATTTLAQEEPVAAPEPKKETESEAEDNLDDLEKHLREKALRSMRKAQVSPQS; translated from the exons ATGGACGCGGGATTTTTCCGC GGAACAAGTGCAGAACAGGATAATCGGTTCAGCAACAAACAGAAGAAACTACTGAAGCAGCTGAAATTTGCAGAATGCCTAGAAAAAAAG GTGGACATGAGCAAAGTAAATTTGGAGGTTATAAAGCCTTGGATAACAAAAAGAGTAACGGAAATCCTTGGGTTTGAAGATGATGTTGTGATTGAGTTTATATTCAACCAGCTGGAAGTGAAG AATCCAGACTCCAAAATGATGCAAATCAACCTGACTGGATTTTTGAATGGAAAAAATGCTCGAGAATTTATGGGAGAACTGTGGCCCCTGCTGCTAAGTGCACAAGAAAACATCGCGGGAATCCCTTCTGCTTTCCTAgaactgaagaaagaagaaataaaacaaagacag ATTGAACAAGAAAAACTGGCATCTATGAAAAAGCAAGATGAAGACAAAGATAAAAgagataaggaagaaaaagaaagcagcagaGAAAAAAGGGAGCGGTCTCGTAGCCCAAGAAG ACGCAAATCCAGATCTCCTTCCCCTAGAAGACGATCTTCCCCtgtcaggagagagagaaagcgcAGTCATTCTCGATCTCCCCGTCACAGAACCAAGAGCCGGAGTCCTTCCCCTGctccagaaaagaaggaaaaaactccagaGCTCCCAGAACCTTCAGTGAAAGTAAAAGAACCTTCAGTACAAGAGGCTACTTCTACTAG TGACATTCTGAAAGTTCCCAAACCTGAACCTATACCAGAGCCTAAAGAACCTTCTCcggaaaaaaattccaaaaaagaaaaggagaaggagaagaccCGACCACGATCTCGGTCACGCTCCAAATCAAGATCCCGGACGCGGTCCCGCTCTCCTTCTCACACTCGACCTAGACGGCGCCATAGATCCCGATCAAG ATCGTATTCACCTAGAAGGCGGCCAAGCCCAAGAAGGCGGCCATCTCCTCGAAGAAGAACTCCGCCAAGAAGAATGCCTCCTCCACCAAGGCATAGAAGGAGTAGATCTCCAGTAAGAcg AAGAAGACGTTCGTCAGCATCCTTGTCTGGGAGTAGCTCATCATCCTCTTCATCTCGTTCACGGTCACCACCAAAGAAGCCTCCCAAGAGGACATCCAGCCCCCCTCGGAAAACTCGTAGGTTATCTCCTTCAGCAAGTCCTCCAAGGCGAAGGCACAGGCCATCACCTCCTGCAACTCCACCACCCAAAACTCGGCATTCCCCTACACCCCAGCAGTCAAACCGTACAAGAAAAAGTCGTGTTTCTGTGTCTCCAGGGAGAACTTCAGGTAAAG TGACAAAACATAAAGGTACTGAGAAAAGAGAATCCCCTTCACCAGCACCGAAGCCTAGAAAAGTAGAGTTATCTGAATCGG AAGATAAAGGTGGCAAAATGGCTGCAGCAGATTCTGTGCAGCAGAGACGCCAATACAGACGACAAAACCAGCAGTCTTCATCTG actctggctcctcctcctcctcagaagATGAACGACCCAAGAGATCCCATGTGAAGAATGGTGAGGTTGGCAGGCGGCGGAGACATTCCCCTTCCCGGAGTGCTTCTCCATCACCACGAAAGCGCCAAAAAGAGACTTCCCCTCG TGGTAGACGGAGGAGAAGTCCATCCCCACCACCCACCAGAAGGCGACGGTCTCCTTCTCCCGCCCCTCCTCCTCGACGGCGCAGGACTCCCACACCACCACCACGACGAAG GactccttctcctcccccacGTCGGCGCTCACCTTCTCCTAGAAGATACTCTCCTCCAATACAGAGGAGATACTCTCCTTCTCCACCTCCAAAGAGAAGAACGGCTTCACCTCCTCCCCCTCCTAAACGAAGAGCATCACCATCTCCACCACCAAAGCGGCGGGTCTCCCATTCTCCACCTCCCAAACAAAGAAGCTCCCCAGTCACCAAGAGACGTTCACCTTCATTATCATCCAAGCATAGGAAAGGGTCTTCCCCAAGCCGCTCTACCCGGGAGGCCCGATCACCACAACCAAACAAACGGCATTCGCCCTCACCACGGCCTCGAGCTCCTCAGACCTCCTCAAGTCCTCCACCCGTTCGAAGAGGAGCGTCGTCATCACCCCAAAGAAGGCAGTCCCCGTCTCCAAGTACTAGGCCCATTAGGAGAGTCTCCAGGACTCCGGAacctaaaaagataaaaaa GGCTGCTTCCCCAAGCCCACAGTCTGTAAGAAGGGTCTCATCCTCCCGATCTGTCTCCGGGTCTCCTGAGCCAGCAGCTAAAAAGCCCCCAGCACCTCCATCCCCCGTCCAGTCTCAGTCACCGTCTACAAACTGGTCACCAGCTGTACCGGTCAAAAAGGCCAAAAGCCCAACACCGAGCCCATCACCGCCAAGA aatTCAGATCAGGAAGGaggtggaaagaaaaagaagaaaaagaaggacaagaaacacaaaaaggaTAAGAAGCACAAGAAGCACAAAAAACACAAGAAGGAAAAGGCTGtggctgcagctgctgcagctgctgtgacCCCTGCAGCCATTGCAGCTGCCACAACCACATTAGCACAGGAAGAGCCAGTGGCAGCGCCAGAGCCGAAGAAG gAGACTGAAAGTGAAGCTGAAGATAACCTTGATGATTTAGAAAAGCACCTGCGTGAAAAGGCCCTGAGATCAATGAGGAAGGCCCAAGTGTCCCCACAGTCTTAG
- the SRRM1 gene encoding serine/arginine repetitive matrix protein 1 isoform 15 (isoform 15 is encoded by transcript variant 20), protein MDAGFFRGTSAEQDNRFSNKQKKLLKQLKFAECLEKKVDMSKVNLEVIKPWITKRVTEILGFEDDVVIEFIFNQLEVKNPDSKMMQINLTGFLNGKNAREFMGELWPLLLSAQENIAGIPSAFLELKKEEIKQRQIEQEKLASMKKQDEDKDKRDKEEKESSREKRERSRSPRRTKSRSPSPAPEKKEKTPELPEPSVKVKEPSVQEATSTSDILKVPKPEPIPEPKEPSPEKNSKKEKEKEKTRPRSRSRSKSRSRTRSRSPSHTRPRRRHRSRSRSYSPRRRPSPRRRPSPRRRTPPRRMPPPPRHRRSRSPVRRRRRSSASLSGSSSSSSSSRSRSPPKKPPKRTSSPPRKTRRLSPSASPPRRRHRPSPPATPPPKTRHSPTPQQSNRTRKSRVSVSPGRTSVTKHKGTEKRESPSPAPKPRKVELSESEEDKGGKMAAADSVQQRRQYRRQNQQSSSDSGSSSSSEDERPKRSHVKNGEVGRRRRHSPSRSASPSPRKRQKETSPRMQMGKRWQSPVTKSGRRRRSPSPPPTRRRRSPSPAPPPRRRRTPTPPPRRRTPSPPPRRRSPSPRRYSPPIQRRYSPSPPPKRRTASPPPPPKRRASPSPPPKRRVSHSPPPKQRSSPVTKRRSPSLSSKHRKGSSPSRSTREARSPQPNKRHSPSPRPRAPQTSSSPPPVRRGASSSPQRRQSPSPSTRPIRRVSRTPEPKKIKKAASPSPQSVRRVSSSRSVSGSPEPAAKKPPAPPSPVQSQSPSTNWSPAVPVKKAKSPTPSPSPPRNSDQEGGGKKKKKKKDKKHKKDKKHKKHKKHKKEKAVAAAAAAAVTPAAIAAATTTLAQEEPVAAPEPKKETESEAEDNLDDLEKHLREKALRSMRKAQVSPQS, encoded by the exons ATGGACGCGGGATTTTTCCGC GGAACAAGTGCAGAACAGGATAATCGGTTCAGCAACAAACAGAAGAAACTACTGAAGCAGCTGAAATTTGCAGAATGCCTAGAAAAAAAG GTGGACATGAGCAAAGTAAATTTGGAGGTTATAAAGCCTTGGATAACAAAAAGAGTAACGGAAATCCTTGGGTTTGAAGATGATGTTGTGATTGAGTTTATATTCAACCAGCTGGAAGTGAAG AATCCAGACTCCAAAATGATGCAAATCAACCTGACTGGATTTTTGAATGGAAAAAATGCTCGAGAATTTATGGGAGAACTGTGGCCCCTGCTGCTAAGTGCACAAGAAAACATCGCGGGAATCCCTTCTGCTTTCCTAgaactgaagaaagaagaaataaaacaaagacag ATTGAACAAGAAAAACTGGCATCTATGAAAAAGCAAGATGAAGACAAAGATAAAAgagataaggaagaaaaagaaagcagcagaGAAAAAAGGGAGCGGTCTCGTAGCCCAAGAAG AACCAAGAGCCGGAGTCCTTCCCCTGctccagaaaagaaggaaaaaactccagaGCTCCCAGAACCTTCAGTGAAAGTAAAAGAACCTTCAGTACAAGAGGCTACTTCTACTAG TGACATTCTGAAAGTTCCCAAACCTGAACCTATACCAGAGCCTAAAGAACCTTCTCcggaaaaaaattccaaaaaagaaaaggagaaggagaagaccCGACCACGATCTCGGTCACGCTCCAAATCAAGATCCCGGACGCGGTCCCGCTCTCCTTCTCACACTCGACCTAGACGGCGCCATAGATCCCGATCAAG ATCGTATTCACCTAGAAGGCGGCCAAGCCCAAGAAGGCGGCCATCTCCTCGAAGAAGAACTCCGCCAAGAAGAATGCCTCCTCCACCAAGGCATAGAAGGAGTAGATCTCCAGTAAGAcg AAGAAGACGTTCGTCAGCATCCTTGTCTGGGAGTAGCTCATCATCCTCTTCATCTCGTTCACGGTCACCACCAAAGAAGCCTCCCAAGAGGACATCCAGCCCCCCTCGGAAAACTCGTAGGTTATCTCCTTCAGCAAGTCCTCCAAGGCGAAGGCACAGGCCATCACCTCCTGCAACTCCACCACCCAAAACTCGGCATTCCCCTACACCCCAGCAGTCAAACCGTACAAGAAAAAGTCGTGTTTCTGTGTCTCCAGGGAGAACTTCAG TGACAAAACATAAAGGTACTGAGAAAAGAGAATCCCCTTCACCAGCACCGAAGCCTAGAAAAGTAGAGTTATCTGAATCGG AAGAAGATAAAGGTGGCAAAATGGCTGCAGCAGATTCTGTGCAGCAGAGACGCCAATACAGACGACAAAACCAGCAGTCTTCATCTG actctggctcctcctcctcctcagaagATGAACGACCCAAGAGATCCCATGTGAAGAATGGTGAGGTTGGCAGGCGGCGGAGACATTCCCCTTCCCGGAGTGCTTCTCCATCACCACGAAAGCGCCAAAAAGAGACTTCCCCTCG GATGCAGATGGGAAAGCGATGGCAATCGCCAGTGACTAAAAG TGGTAGACGGAGGAGAAGTCCATCCCCACCACCCACCAGAAGGCGACGGTCTCCTTCTCCCGCCCCTCCTCCTCGACGGCGCAGGACTCCCACACCACCACCACGACGAAG GactccttctcctcccccacGTCGGCGCTCACCTTCTCCTAGAAGATACTCTCCTCCAATACAGAGGAGATACTCTCCTTCTCCACCTCCAAAGAGAAGAACGGCTTCACCTCCTCCCCCTCCTAAACGAAGAGCATCACCATCTCCACCACCAAAGCGGCGGGTCTCCCATTCTCCACCTCCCAAACAAAGAAGCTCCCCAGTCACCAAGAGACGTTCACCTTCATTATCATCCAAGCATAGGAAAGGGTCTTCCCCAAGCCGCTCTACCCGGGAGGCCCGATCACCACAACCAAACAAACGGCATTCGCCCTCACCACGGCCTCGAGCTCCTCAGACCTCCTCAAGTCCTCCACCCGTTCGAAGAGGAGCGTCGTCATCACCCCAAAGAAGGCAGTCCCCGTCTCCAAGTACTAGGCCCATTAGGAGAGTCTCCAGGACTCCGGAacctaaaaagataaaaaa GGCTGCTTCCCCAAGCCCACAGTCTGTAAGAAGGGTCTCATCCTCCCGATCTGTCTCCGGGTCTCCTGAGCCAGCAGCTAAAAAGCCCCCAGCACCTCCATCCCCCGTCCAGTCTCAGTCACCGTCTACAAACTGGTCACCAGCTGTACCGGTCAAAAAGGCCAAAAGCCCAACACCGAGCCCATCACCGCCAAGA aatTCAGATCAGGAAGGaggtggaaagaaaaagaagaaaaagaaggacaagaaacacaaaaaggaTAAGAAGCACAAGAAGCACAAAAAACACAAGAAGGAAAAGGCTGtggctgcagctgctgcagctgctgtgacCCCTGCAGCCATTGCAGCTGCCACAACCACATTAGCACAGGAAGAGCCAGTGGCAGCGCCAGAGCCGAAGAAG gAGACTGAAAGTGAAGCTGAAGATAACCTTGATGATTTAGAAAAGCACCTGCGTGAAAAGGCCCTGAGATCAATGAGGAAGGCCCAAGTGTCCCCACAGTCTTAG
- the SRRM1 gene encoding serine/arginine repetitive matrix protein 1 isoform 1 (isoform 1 is encoded by transcript variant 1) produces MDAGFFRGTSAEQDNRFSNKQKKLLKQLKFAECLEKKVDMSKVNLEVIKPWITKRVTEILGFEDDVVIEFIFNQLEVKNPDSKMMQINLTGFLNGKNAREFMGELWPLLLSAQENIAGIPSAFLELKKEEIKQRQIEQEKLASMKKQDEDKDKRDKEEKESSREKRERSRSPRRRKSRSPSPRRRSSPVRRERKRSHSRSPRHRTKSRSPSPAPEKKEKTPELPEPSVKVKEPSVQEATSTSDILKVPKPEPIPEPKEPSPEKNSKKEKEKEKTRPRSRSRSKSRSRTRSRSPSHTRPRRRHRSRSRSYSPRRRPSPRRRPSPRRRTPPRRMPPPPRHRRSRSPVRRRRRSSASLSGSSSSSSSSRSRSPPKKPPKRTSSPPRKTRRLSPSASPPRRRHRPSPPATPPPKTRHSPTPQQSNRTRKSRVSVSPGRTSVTKHKGTEKRESPSPAPKPRKVELSESEEDKGGKMAAADSVQQRRQYRRQNQQSSSDSGSSSSSEDERPKRSHVKNGEVGRRRRHSPSRSASPSPRKRQKETSPRMQMGKRWQSPVTKSGRRRRSPSPPPTRRRRSPSPAPPPRRRRTPTPPPRRRTPSPPPRRRSPSPRRYSPPIQRRYSPSPPPKRRTASPPPPPKRRASPSPPPKRRVSHSPPPKQRSSPVTKRRSPSLSSKHRKGSSPSRSTREARSPQPNKRHSPSPRPRAPQTSSSPPPVRRGASSSPQRRQSPSPSTRPIRRVSRTPEPKKIKKAASPSPQSVRRVSSSRSVSGSPEPAAKKPPAPPSPVQSQSPSTNWSPAVPVKKAKSPTPSPSPPRNSDQEGGGKKKKKKKDKKHKKDKKHKKHKKHKKEKAVAAAAAAAVTPAAIAAATTTLAQEEPVAAPEPKKETESEAEDNLDDLEKHLREKALRSMRKAQVSPQS; encoded by the exons ATGGACGCGGGATTTTTCCGC GGAACAAGTGCAGAACAGGATAATCGGTTCAGCAACAAACAGAAGAAACTACTGAAGCAGCTGAAATTTGCAGAATGCCTAGAAAAAAAG GTGGACATGAGCAAAGTAAATTTGGAGGTTATAAAGCCTTGGATAACAAAAAGAGTAACGGAAATCCTTGGGTTTGAAGATGATGTTGTGATTGAGTTTATATTCAACCAGCTGGAAGTGAAG AATCCAGACTCCAAAATGATGCAAATCAACCTGACTGGATTTTTGAATGGAAAAAATGCTCGAGAATTTATGGGAGAACTGTGGCCCCTGCTGCTAAGTGCACAAGAAAACATCGCGGGAATCCCTTCTGCTTTCCTAgaactgaagaaagaagaaataaaacaaagacag ATTGAACAAGAAAAACTGGCATCTATGAAAAAGCAAGATGAAGACAAAGATAAAAgagataaggaagaaaaagaaagcagcagaGAAAAAAGGGAGCGGTCTCGTAGCCCAAGAAG ACGCAAATCCAGATCTCCTTCCCCTAGAAGACGATCTTCCCCtgtcaggagagagagaaagcgcAGTCATTCTCGATCTCCCCGTCACAGAACCAAGAGCCGGAGTCCTTCCCCTGctccagaaaagaaggaaaaaactccagaGCTCCCAGAACCTTCAGTGAAAGTAAAAGAACCTTCAGTACAAGAGGCTACTTCTACTAG TGACATTCTGAAAGTTCCCAAACCTGAACCTATACCAGAGCCTAAAGAACCTTCTCcggaaaaaaattccaaaaaagaaaaggagaaggagaagaccCGACCACGATCTCGGTCACGCTCCAAATCAAGATCCCGGACGCGGTCCCGCTCTCCTTCTCACACTCGACCTAGACGGCGCCATAGATCCCGATCAAG ATCGTATTCACCTAGAAGGCGGCCAAGCCCAAGAAGGCGGCCATCTCCTCGAAGAAGAACTCCGCCAAGAAGAATGCCTCCTCCACCAAGGCATAGAAGGAGTAGATCTCCAGTAAGAcg AAGAAGACGTTCGTCAGCATCCTTGTCTGGGAGTAGCTCATCATCCTCTTCATCTCGTTCACGGTCACCACCAAAGAAGCCTCCCAAGAGGACATCCAGCCCCCCTCGGAAAACTCGTAGGTTATCTCCTTCAGCAAGTCCTCCAAGGCGAAGGCACAGGCCATCACCTCCTGCAACTCCACCACCCAAAACTCGGCATTCCCCTACACCCCAGCAGTCAAACCGTACAAGAAAAAGTCGTGTTTCTGTGTCTCCAGGGAGAACTTCAG TGACAAAACATAAAGGTACTGAGAAAAGAGAATCCCCTTCACCAGCACCGAAGCCTAGAAAAGTAGAGTTATCTGAATCGG AAGAAGATAAAGGTGGCAAAATGGCTGCAGCAGATTCTGTGCAGCAGAGACGCCAATACAGACGACAAAACCAGCAGTCTTCATCTG actctggctcctcctcctcctcagaagATGAACGACCCAAGAGATCCCATGTGAAGAATGGTGAGGTTGGCAGGCGGCGGAGACATTCCCCTTCCCGGAGTGCTTCTCCATCACCACGAAAGCGCCAAAAAGAGACTTCCCCTCG GATGCAGATGGGAAAGCGATGGCAATCGCCAGTGACTAAAAG TGGTAGACGGAGGAGAAGTCCATCCCCACCACCCACCAGAAGGCGACGGTCTCCTTCTCCCGCCCCTCCTCCTCGACGGCGCAGGACTCCCACACCACCACCACGACGAAG GactccttctcctcccccacGTCGGCGCTCACCTTCTCCTAGAAGATACTCTCCTCCAATACAGAGGAGATACTCTCCTTCTCCACCTCCAAAGAGAAGAACGGCTTCACCTCCTCCCCCTCCTAAACGAAGAGCATCACCATCTCCACCACCAAAGCGGCGGGTCTCCCATTCTCCACCTCCCAAACAAAGAAGCTCCCCAGTCACCAAGAGACGTTCACCTTCATTATCATCCAAGCATAGGAAAGGGTCTTCCCCAAGCCGCTCTACCCGGGAGGCCCGATCACCACAACCAAACAAACGGCATTCGCCCTCACCACGGCCTCGAGCTCCTCAGACCTCCTCAAGTCCTCCACCCGTTCGAAGAGGAGCGTCGTCATCACCCCAAAGAAGGCAGTCCCCGTCTCCAAGTACTAGGCCCATTAGGAGAGTCTCCAGGACTCCGGAacctaaaaagataaaaaa GGCTGCTTCCCCAAGCCCACAGTCTGTAAGAAGGGTCTCATCCTCCCGATCTGTCTCCGGGTCTCCTGAGCCAGCAGCTAAAAAGCCCCCAGCACCTCCATCCCCCGTCCAGTCTCAGTCACCGTCTACAAACTGGTCACCAGCTGTACCGGTCAAAAAGGCCAAAAGCCCAACACCGAGCCCATCACCGCCAAGA aatTCAGATCAGGAAGGaggtggaaagaaaaagaagaaaaagaaggacaagaaacacaaaaaggaTAAGAAGCACAAGAAGCACAAAAAACACAAGAAGGAAAAGGCTGtggctgcagctgctgcagctgctgtgacCCCTGCAGCCATTGCAGCTGCCACAACCACATTAGCACAGGAAGAGCCAGTGGCAGCGCCAGAGCCGAAGAAG gAGACTGAAAGTGAAGCTGAAGATAACCTTGATGATTTAGAAAAGCACCTGCGTGAAAAGGCCCTGAGATCAATGAGGAAGGCCCAAGTGTCCCCACAGTCTTAG
- the SRRM1 gene encoding serine/arginine repetitive matrix protein 1 isoform 13 (isoform 13 is encoded by transcript variant 17), whose product MDAGFFRGTSAEQDNRFSNKQKKLLKQLKFAECLEKKVDMSKVNLEVIKPWITKRVTEILGFEDDVVIEFIFNQLEVKNPDSKMMQINLTGFLNGKNAREFMGELWPLLLSAQENIAGIPSAFLELKKEEIKQRQIEQEKLASMKKQDEDKDKRDKEEKESSREKRERSRSPRRTKSRSPSPAPEKKEKTPELPEPSVKVKEPSVQEATSTSDILKVPKPEPIPEPKEPSPEKNSKKEKEKEKTRPRSRSRSKSRSRTRSRSPSHTRPRRRHRSRSRSYSPRRRPSPRRRPSPRRRTPPRRMPPPPRHRRSRSPVRRRRRSSASLSGSSSSSSSSRSRSPPKKPPKRTSSPPRKTRRLSPSASPPRRRHRPSPPATPPPKTRHSPTPQQSNRTRKSRVSVSPGRTSGKVTKHKGTEKRESPSPAPKPRKVELSESEEDKGGKMAAADSVQQRRQYRRQNQQSSSDSGSSSSSEDERPKRSHVKNGEVGRRRRHSPSRSASPSPRKRQKETSPRMQMGKRWQSPVTKSGRRRRSPSPPPTRRRRSPSPAPPPRRRRTPTPPPRRRTPSPPPRRRSPSPRRYSPPIQRRYSPSPPPKRRTASPPPPPKRRASPSPPPKRRVSHSPPPKQRSSPVTKRRSPSLSSKHRKGSSPSRSTREARSPQPNKRHSPSPRPRAPQTSSSPPPVRRGASSSPQRRQSPSPSTRPIRRVSRTPEPKKIKKAASPSPQSVRRVSSSRSVSGSPEPAAKKPPAPPSPVQSQSPSTNWSPAVPVKKAKSPTPSPSPPRNSDQEGGGKKKKKKKDKKHKKDKKHKKHKKHKKEKAVAAAAAAAVTPAAIAAATTTLAQEEPVAAPEPKKETESEAEDNLDDLEKHLREKALRSMRKAQVSPQS is encoded by the exons ATGGACGCGGGATTTTTCCGC GGAACAAGTGCAGAACAGGATAATCGGTTCAGCAACAAACAGAAGAAACTACTGAAGCAGCTGAAATTTGCAGAATGCCTAGAAAAAAAG GTGGACATGAGCAAAGTAAATTTGGAGGTTATAAAGCCTTGGATAACAAAAAGAGTAACGGAAATCCTTGGGTTTGAAGATGATGTTGTGATTGAGTTTATATTCAACCAGCTGGAAGTGAAG AATCCAGACTCCAAAATGATGCAAATCAACCTGACTGGATTTTTGAATGGAAAAAATGCTCGAGAATTTATGGGAGAACTGTGGCCCCTGCTGCTAAGTGCACAAGAAAACATCGCGGGAATCCCTTCTGCTTTCCTAgaactgaagaaagaagaaataaaacaaagacag ATTGAACAAGAAAAACTGGCATCTATGAAAAAGCAAGATGAAGACAAAGATAAAAgagataaggaagaaaaagaaagcagcagaGAAAAAAGGGAGCGGTCTCGTAGCCCAAGAAG AACCAAGAGCCGGAGTCCTTCCCCTGctccagaaaagaaggaaaaaactccagaGCTCCCAGAACCTTCAGTGAAAGTAAAAGAACCTTCAGTACAAGAGGCTACTTCTACTAG TGACATTCTGAAAGTTCCCAAACCTGAACCTATACCAGAGCCTAAAGAACCTTCTCcggaaaaaaattccaaaaaagaaaaggagaaggagaagaccCGACCACGATCTCGGTCACGCTCCAAATCAAGATCCCGGACGCGGTCCCGCTCTCCTTCTCACACTCGACCTAGACGGCGCCATAGATCCCGATCAAG ATCGTATTCACCTAGAAGGCGGCCAAGCCCAAGAAGGCGGCCATCTCCTCGAAGAAGAACTCCGCCAAGAAGAATGCCTCCTCCACCAAGGCATAGAAGGAGTAGATCTCCAGTAAGAcg AAGAAGACGTTCGTCAGCATCCTTGTCTGGGAGTAGCTCATCATCCTCTTCATCTCGTTCACGGTCACCACCAAAGAAGCCTCCCAAGAGGACATCCAGCCCCCCTCGGAAAACTCGTAGGTTATCTCCTTCAGCAAGTCCTCCAAGGCGAAGGCACAGGCCATCACCTCCTGCAACTCCACCACCCAAAACTCGGCATTCCCCTACACCCCAGCAGTCAAACCGTACAAGAAAAAGTCGTGTTTCTGTGTCTCCAGGGAGAACTTCAGGTAAAG TGACAAAACATAAAGGTACTGAGAAAAGAGAATCCCCTTCACCAGCACCGAAGCCTAGAAAAGTAGAGTTATCTGAATCGG AAGAAGATAAAGGTGGCAAAATGGCTGCAGCAGATTCTGTGCAGCAGAGACGCCAATACAGACGACAAAACCAGCAGTCTTCATCTG actctggctcctcctcctcctcagaagATGAACGACCCAAGAGATCCCATGTGAAGAATGGTGAGGTTGGCAGGCGGCGGAGACATTCCCCTTCCCGGAGTGCTTCTCCATCACCACGAAAGCGCCAAAAAGAGACTTCCCCTCG GATGCAGATGGGAAAGCGATGGCAATCGCCAGTGACTAAAAG TGGTAGACGGAGGAGAAGTCCATCCCCACCACCCACCAGAAGGCGACGGTCTCCTTCTCCCGCCCCTCCTCCTCGACGGCGCAGGACTCCCACACCACCACCACGACGAAG GactccttctcctcccccacGTCGGCGCTCACCTTCTCCTAGAAGATACTCTCCTCCAATACAGAGGAGATACTCTCCTTCTCCACCTCCAAAGAGAAGAACGGCTTCACCTCCTCCCCCTCCTAAACGAAGAGCATCACCATCTCCACCACCAAAGCGGCGGGTCTCCCATTCTCCACCTCCCAAACAAAGAAGCTCCCCAGTCACCAAGAGACGTTCACCTTCATTATCATCCAAGCATAGGAAAGGGTCTTCCCCAAGCCGCTCTACCCGGGAGGCCCGATCACCACAACCAAACAAACGGCATTCGCCCTCACCACGGCCTCGAGCTCCTCAGACCTCCTCAAGTCCTCCACCCGTTCGAAGAGGAGCGTCGTCATCACCCCAAAGAAGGCAGTCCCCGTCTCCAAGTACTAGGCCCATTAGGAGAGTCTCCAGGACTCCGGAacctaaaaagataaaaaa GGCTGCTTCCCCAAGCCCACAGTCTGTAAGAAGGGTCTCATCCTCCCGATCTGTCTCCGGGTCTCCTGAGCCAGCAGCTAAAAAGCCCCCAGCACCTCCATCCCCCGTCCAGTCTCAGTCACCGTCTACAAACTGGTCACCAGCTGTACCGGTCAAAAAGGCCAAAAGCCCAACACCGAGCCCATCACCGCCAAGA aatTCAGATCAGGAAGGaggtggaaagaaaaagaagaaaaagaaggacaagaaacacaaaaaggaTAAGAAGCACAAGAAGCACAAAAAACACAAGAAGGAAAAGGCTGtggctgcagctgctgcagctgctgtgacCCCTGCAGCCATTGCAGCTGCCACAACCACATTAGCACAGGAAGAGCCAGTGGCAGCGCCAGAGCCGAAGAAG gAGACTGAAAGTGAAGCTGAAGATAACCTTGATGATTTAGAAAAGCACCTGCGTGAAAAGGCCCTGAGATCAATGAGGAAGGCCCAAGTGTCCCCACAGTCTTAG